TGTAATTGACTTTCTAAAGACCTTTGTCTCATTAGATTTAAGTATCTTTATATATCCACATTTAGGACATTCCATTACTGGGACATTATCTCGTAATCTGGTAATCATAGTTGAACCACATTTGGGACAAAAATACGTAGTCTCATCCCTACAAAATACTTCCTATTCAATTTTATTTCTACAACAGTTATAAACTTTATCTACAGGAAACTACATTACTTATGTATAGAAGGTGCTATAGGTATTTAGTATATCAGCACTCAAGACCTCTATCACCAATCATATGTTCCGAGCTCATCATATCTATCTATATAGACTATTATTAAAAATCATACAAAGCTTATAATTCTTATAGTAGCTAAGATAGTTTAGTATCTGCATAATATATAGTTTAGAATTCAATTGGGATAATCATGAAATTCCTATCATTATATGAAGTTAGTCAGATAATAAATAGATGTGATGCCATTATAGAGGTTGTAGAAGCTAGAAATCCAATAAGTCTAATTGATACTAGGATTGAGAAAATTGCTAAAAGAATGGGTAAGGAGATTATATTAGTTCTCAGTAAAAGTGATTTAGTACCACGAAATATTTGTCTTGAATGGCAAGAATACTTTAGAGATAGAGGTATTGTTGCAATATGCTTTTCTACGGTGATTAAGAGTAGTATAAGTAGATTCAAAAGATTTTTAGTAGAGCATATTGAGAAAAGACCTGCTTATTACCTCCTAATAGGCTATCCTAAAGTTGGTAAATCCTCTATAATCAATGCTCTAAAAGGCTATAAATCAGCTCCTACAAGTCCTTATCCAGGTTCTCCAGGATATACAAAAGGTGTCCAACTCTATTTAATAACTCCAGGAATATATATTATCGATACCCCTGGTGTATTGCCCCCTATAACTAATGATATAGAGGTTACTATAAGAAGACAACCTATAGAAATGATTGAAAACCCTGTTAAAATTGCAATAACATTGATAGAGAGAATACTTTCATTTGATGTAAATACATTTAGAAATATATATAGAGTTCATTCAACAGAACCTATAGAGATTTTAAGAGAATTAGCATACAAAAAAGGCTGGCTTATGAAAAAGTATCGCGAACCTAATATAGATGAAGTTGCTAGAAATATAATTAGAGATTACTTAAACGGAAAAATACCTTTCTATACATCACCTAGAAGCATTTTAGATGATGTTAAAGTCTTTAAGCCTAAGTAATATTCTATTCATATATCTTTCCTCTAGACTATAGCTCTTCATTAATTTACTTATAATATCCTTACTTATTACTCTATCCTTGGAATATCTCTTCCTAACCTCGTAAACTATTCTTGAAATCTTATCATCAACACTCATATTAGAGATTATAGCGCTTTCTAAAGATTCTCCTAAAAATCTTACTCTCATTACAATATCTACTATCTTATTTAATTCATTAGGTACACCTATAGCACTTGATCCTAGTCTTATAGACTTACTCTTTATATCTAAATTGTTAAGAGCTAAAAGCATACTAGTTGCATAGGGTCTAGAGAATTTTCTATCCACAATTCCTCCAATAATAAAATAATCATTGGATAGTATATCCTGAGAAGTTAGTGCTTCATCTGCATAAGGATCTAATAGTACTGCTCTTTCTAATTCTATCGTCTTATAAAGAGAATCATCATAGCATATTCTTGCTAGGGTAGAAATCTTGTTTAGTAATGGATTAAAGTATAGTGGCATATTAACAATAGCTATATGTAAATCTGTTAACCATAGCCTAATAGTGTTAATAGCTAATACCAATTGTTTTACGAGAACCTTTAACTCCATATCGTGATGCAATTCAAAAAGACTAAGATCCACTATAATCAAAGGTTTCATAGGCATTATAAGCTTTAGATACCTCGCTATAGTCTCTGTTACATCATTAAAACACTCTTCATCTCTATCAATAACACAGTATTCAAATTCTCTAAAATTCTTTACTTCATATAATATTGTTACTCCATTAAAACTCCACATCGGATTCCCATAAACACTCTTTCTACATACTCTAACCTTATTTAGTAGTATAGCATTAGCTAAAACATGAAGCACCCTATCTCCTCCACCAACATTCTTTGTAATATATTTTTTAATTACCTTTCTACTCAAAACAATATGATCTATTCCTAGTATTTTTAGTGAATTCGAAAAACTTTTAGCAACTATATCTATACTCATACACTTATTAACATTACGAGCAGAGATAAATTAGCTTGTTGAAACAGCTTCCATATTGCCTACATTACTACCTGTAGTAAACGACTCTTCCTTTTCACCAACAACAATAGTAAATTTATTACCATTTAGTAAAGCACTAAGAATTTTCTCACCCTCTTTAGAAAGTCTATATAACCTATAGTTTCCACGCACATATACAACTTCTATCAAACCTAGAGCCTCAAGTATATGAAAAGCTGCTAAAACCTCATATCTAGGTAATCCTGTAGCTGATATAACATCACTAGGAGACGCTATCCTATCTTTTAAAGCACTTAAAATTGATCCCAATTTCTCCTTTGAGGACATCTATTTCACCTATTCTAAGTTAATTATGGTAGATAGACATATTTTAAATAAAGAGACATTTAAAAGAATTGAGAAGACAATATATAACACTAGATTATATAGGGACTCTATTGAAATATAGAGACATAAACATTATAGAATTTAGGAAAAGTATCTTAAGCCCATTAACAAGAGTAAAAACATATTCATTCCAGCCTAACAAAACATTAATATATCTAGATAACACTAACTCATTATTGGCACATCCCTATATTCAATACATAGATAGTGCTAATACCCTTATCTTCTCCCTAGCACCATTTACACTACAAAACAAAAACACTATAAGCCTATATAACATAGTACTTGATCAACTATCAAGCAATAGCATAGATATTGAATGTGATAGATGTAAAGCATTTTTACTCAACGGTAATTCTATTCTCATAGTTGATAATATAACTAAACAGCCATTAAAAATAGCTATAGGTTCGTATTCCAAGGGAATAGAAATACAAGATATAGATCCATCTATATCATTATCTCTTGAAGCTCTCTATCCATTCTATGAATTTAGCTATCTTACATCAAGTACAAATAACCTAATATATAAGGTAACCTTTAAACATGATTCTCTAGACATCAAAGAATTCATTAAATGTAAAAATATTAAGAATGCTGTTTATGGAAAAAACAAAGTAACGATATGTTCCAATGACCCTGACAACCTTCTACTAATAACTAATGGCATCTATAGCACTGAATATAGTATCCAAAAGAATACAGAGGATGTTAAACCTATAGACATTAAAATATTTACAAATAGCATCTATATAAAATTTGATACCATAGGCGGATTTATCTTCAAAAAAGATGGTGACATAACTAGAATAGGATTATCTAGAGAGTTTGAGCCCTTAGGAATATTCGAAGATGGTAACATCATTGGAATTACTCACGATACATTGTCTATTGTTAATATAGAGAAAAACTCTATTACTACTATTGCAAAAATTAATACAAATAATCTTATAGATTTATACATAGACGAATATAACAATAGAATATCAGCTACATATAAAGATCATATAACATTATTCGATATTAATGAGAAGCCCATTTTTATAGAGATACCATGTATAAAACCATTACATAGTATACCTATAGACAATTACTTGATAGTATTTCTACAAAATGAAATTAGAATCTATCTTATAGATAAAACTAGCAATAGAATATACTTTGAGCATATAGCAACACTACCAAGAAATTTAATTCATTGTACGGGTGTTTCGAGAACTAATATAATATGTATTGATCGTATTGGAAGATTTATTCTAGCTAATGTTGAAAAACTCATAAAGTTATTGAACTCTTTATCGAGTATTAAGATTATTAGAAGCCATCATTCTAATATCTCTACAGTATTAGCCCCGGACTACATGCCCATTACACCCATAAAATTTGGTTATCATCAAAACATTGACTATAAAGTTCATAGATTAGATAGCTTTAAGGCAATTATAATGATAAACCATGAAGAAACTAAGATTAAGGAAACTTCTATGGAAATAGATGGAGTCTTCAGCCACATAAATACCACTATAAAACTCGATGACAATACTAGAATTATTGATAGTTATAGAAACATAAAGATTTTACATAAAATCAATGTCATGAATACTGAATACCTATTCCTAGATCCTCCACTCAATAGCAATACCATAGTAATACCACTAGCAAATATAAGAGATGTGAAAGTTGTGAAACCATCTATCATCAAAATATCTAAAGATAGAAATAGCTTAAGATGTGTTGTAGCCATAGCAAAGGAGTTGAAAGGCGTTAGATTTGGTATGCTTATGGAGAATAGCGATAACAATAACATTACCGATATTAGCAATATTGTAAAAATGTTTTCCAATAGAATCTGCATAGAGAAATTAGATTTAATTGAAGCTAAAATCTTTTGTTCAAATTCTATACATACACTCAAATCTGGATGTATAGCTCTAGATAAGTGTCACAATCTCCTTGCAATACATCTAGTAATTCATATAGATGGAAATAGCATAGAAATCCCCCTACCTCTTGATAAATTTGTCAAAGCTAGAAATATCTATTATGAAGATAAACCAAGTTTAAATCTGTTACATACCAATGAATTTATAATAACTATACCTACGACATGTATATCTATAGACAATCCTATGATAATATTTGAAGAAAATTCAATAATATTTTCTATTAGACTGACAAATAAATGTAATAACATATACATAAACATATTAACATCAAAAAATAATTCCTATCTCTTATCACCACAAGAGTCTAAAGCTATCAATATTAAAATAGATATCAATACACTGATTAGAGGATATGAATATCTAGCAATAATAGAACCTGGAGGAAACAAAATTCTTTTATTTAACATCCCATTAGACTACATTATTGCTCTTAGTACTAAAACCGCTTTAAAAATGCTTAATCTTTTGGGACTTAAACATTGATCATAGATTACATAACTACACTTATATACAAATTCATCAACAGATTTTATACTAGAGCCTCTAATGTTAGATGCAATATTATAAAACCTGGTATATATAAATGTAGCAATGGAGAAAAAGAGCAAATCCTTGCTCTTTTCACCTTTACTAATAGTATGCATATAGAAGATCTAAGTAATGAAGATGTAGTATATATATTAAGGAAACTTCTGAATTCTCTATATATACAAGGCTGTAGAGTTTCCATATATACATCCCTAGAACCTGTGGATATAGAGAAATATTTATCTGAGTTAAATAGGAAACTACAAATGAAATTAATAGAACTTGAACTAGATAAAGCTAATACTAAGCTAAGAAGTGATGTTGAAAGAATTATTGAAACTAAACGTAAAATACTTAGGAATATACCTCCTATATCCATAGAAAACATTGTAGCACTAACATGTAAGACAGATAAGGAATACATACTCTTGAATGCTATTGAAAAAATACCCTCAGCATTGAAATCCGCATTTGGTATCAATACTAAACCAGTAATAGATATGTTCCTGGCATCATCAATAGCCAATTTTTGTACTACAAAAACATTTACCATCTAGAAAAATATTATTAGATTCTGCCATATATCTATATCCTCTATTAACTACAGACGGAGATATAGATAATAGAAATGAAAATTGTATATATCTAGGCATAAACCCTGAACTTGGAAACAGAATAACATGGTGTATTAACCAGACATTTACAGCACACGCCTTTATAGTAGGACCAAGTGGTTCAGGTAAAACAATTTCATTAGCAACTATAGCATCTAGATTCAACAATACATTCAGATCTAAAGTAATAGTGTTTGATATTAAAGATGAATATAGGTTTCTTCTAAAACTATTTAACTTAGAACATAAATATGTAGATCTATTAAAAACACCTATACCACTATGTTATTGTAATGAAGATAAAGATTCAACTGAAAAAAGAATAAATATGTTTATCAACATAGTCTCTAAGGCATACTCAATATCTCCTATGAATAGAAGATTCTTACGAGAGTATCTACATTATTTATGTAGTCATTGTTTACCAATAGAAACTCTATATGATATAGAGCATATTGATAGTTCATTAGGCGATGTTATAAACGATATAGCATCTAGTTTCGCTATATACACTGAAAAATCTTTTGATCCATTAATATATATGACGAATAATAACATCATATTTAATTTAAAATCCTTATTTCTAAGAAGTAGAGCTCTTAGTGCTATAACCATATTCTATATAATGACTCAATTATTATCAACTCAAAGTATAGCAGTAAATACCCCTCCAAGATATGTAATAATATTAGATGAACTATGGTATATAGTTCCTCATATTATCGATGACCTAATCAATATGTTATCAAGATACTCAAGAAGCTATGGAATATCAATACTTATGTCAACACAGAATATTGATGACATTAATCCATATACCGATGCTATTATAGGAAACTGTGGTATGATCTTAGCACTTTCATCACAGTCATATAGTTATTGGCTTAGAATCAGTAGATATTTAAATATATCGAAACGAATGATAGAAAAAGCATTGAAATTCTCTGACCAGGGTACTGGAATTATTAGGGTATATCCCTACTATACACCAAGTCTAATATATATAGATCCTTTGGAGAGTGATGCATAATATTAGATATTAAAATATACATTCATTAATTGATCATTATTTAGCCTAAAGCCTTAAGTTGTGTGTTGAAACAAAACAGATTCCTATTTCTACTTCTCTCTACCAAGATCTTCATATATCTCCTTAGGAGCGATTAGCCTAGCACCACGACTAGCTTCATGTCTCTTCTTAAGCTTTCTCTCCTTGTACTTCTTCCTCCATTTATGTTTATGTGTTTCCTTAAGTCCTCTTAGAGATATCAATCCTCTCATCTTTCTACCTGCAGATGTCTTTCCTCTAAAGACTCTCCCTCTCTGACTTGGGTGTGTTATCCAATTTAGGTCAGGATCATTTATTATTGCTGGATGATGTGGGTCTACTAGTATAACTTCATAGAATTTATAGAGACCATCCTCCCCAACATAATAACTGTTTAACACTTCAAGATTTCTATATTTTCTAGCTGCTCTTTCTTCTGCTATTAATCTAAGACTCTTCCTTGGGGCATGGCCATAAATACCCATTCTCTTTGGTCTTCTACCAGATCTTGGACGAGGCTTTCTAAGTCCTCCTTTTCTAACTCTTACTCTAACAACAATAATACCTGGTTTGGCTTTATATCCAAGTCTTCTAGCTCTATCTATTCTTGTTGGTTTCTCTATTCTAACAATTGATGGCTCTCTACGCCATTTAATCAATCTTTGCTTCATTAGTAATCCATGCTCACCTTCATATGGGCGTTTCCATAGGAGTGCCATATAGGCGTACATAGATTTAGCCATATCCTTCTCCTTAATATATCTTCACTTCTAGATACTTTCACTAAAATCTTAACAGATTTTAAGCTGTAATGAATATTCTTACTTAGGATAGGTGAAGAATTATAGCTCCTCCAAAAATAACAATAGGATTACTGGGTAAGACAAATGTGGGTAAGTCAACATTCTTTTCTGCAGCTACAATGATTCCCGTAAAAATTGAGAATAGACCTTTCGTAACACTAGAGCCACATGTAGGAATCTCCTATGTCAGAAAACGCTGTATTCATCCAGATCTAGGATTACCAAAATGCACTCCTGTAAATTCTCTGTGTATCAGAAATGAACGATTTATCCCTGTAACACTTGTTGACCTCCCTGGACTTGTTAAAGATGCACACAAGGGCAGAGGACTTGGTAATAAGTTCCTAGATGCAATAAGGCAAGCTGATGCCCTAATCCATGTTGTTGATGCCTCTGGTTCTACAGATGAAGATGGTAGAACTGTAAAGCCTGGGTTTAGAAATCCATTAGAGGATATCATAACTATAGAACATGAATACGAAGAGTGGATGTATACAATAATTTCACGTGATTGGCAAAGATTTGCAAGAGCTCTAGATACTATGAATCCTAGCGAAGTTGTAGAAGCTCTTGCACAAAGGTTATCAGGTTTATCGATCCGAAGAGAACATGTAGCTAAAGCTTTAGCTATTAGTAAACTTGAGAATACAAAACCTTCAAGTTGGAGAGAAGAAGAGCTTAGGCTTTTTATACATAGCTTAAGGGTTATAGCCAAACCAATAATTATAGCTGCTAATAAGATAGATATACCTGAAGCAAGAGACATATTGAAGGAGCTATATAGAGAACTAAGTGATAGAATAATAGTACCTGTAACATCTTTGGGAGAGCTTCTTCTAAGGAGATTAGTAGAGAAGGGAGCTATAGAATATCTACCTGGAGATAATACATTTATCATTAAGGATAGCTCTAAACTTACACAACAAGAGCTAAAGGCATTGTCAATAATTGAAGAAATATTTAAAATCTATGGTGGAACAGGTGTACAGAAGGCTATAAATGAAACTGTTTTCACAGGTCTTAATATGATTGCTGTATATCCTGTTGAAGATCCAAATACATATACAGATAAGAAAGGAAACATCTTACCTGATGTTTATCTTGTGCCCCAGGGAACTAAGGCTATAGATCTTGCATATATGGTTCATACAGATCTAGGTAAAGCTTTTCTATATGCTATAAATGTTAGAACAAAACAGAGGTTAGGAAAAGAATACATACTTAAAGATAATGATGTGATAAAGATTGTTGCAGCTACTTAATAGGTGATTAAAGTGAGAAGAGATATAGAGGTTACAGAGATAACTATAACAACGCATTGTCATGCCACAGAAGATATAGAGAAGGTGAAGAAGGCTTTTTTAAATGTAATTCCAAGAGAATTACATGGATCTACAAAGATAGATATTGAGGTTTTACACGGATATTATGGAAATCCTATCACCAAACTTAAATCGAGATTTAAAAATAATGAAGCTATACAAGTTCTAAAACATATATTATCACTACTTAGTAAATCCGATATTTCCTATATTTTATCATCTCTTGAATTAAGATATTATAAGAAAAGCAATAAGATCTATCTTAGATTGGATAAACAAGCGGCATACCTAGGTAGATTAGCATTATATGAAGGAGATGATGCTATAGTAGTAGAAATTTCCTTCTCGGTATTAAAATCATTAGAGGCTGTTAAAGAATACATAAATAGATTGTATATGGAGCTTCAAAATGTTGATAGATCTATTTCTAGCAGTTGATAATTGTAAAGAACTTTTAAAGTATTTAGCTATTGAAGATTCAGCATATATTATAGGGTTAAATAGAAATGTATTGGAATGTCTTATAGATCTACAGCCAAAGGATAGAGATATTGTCCTCATTCCAAGAGCTATTATGGAGATTTCCAATGAGAATTTAGATTATGTGTTAAAAAATACTAGGTATAGCATCCTAGGACTCATACCACAGGAGTTATCAGTTGCAAGAAGATTAGCAAAAATAAAAAGGACTCTTACTTTAGTTAATAATCCAAATAATATAAAGTTTATGAATGAAGAACAAGTAAACTTCATGGCTCAATCTCCCTCAAAGAAATTCATAGAGATACATCTTCTTGGATATATGAAATTGATAGTAAAGAGTAGTAGTACTGTTGAAAAACTACTTAATACTCTAGGTAATACTATTGAAAATGCACTTAAGCTAGATGTTGGTATAGTGGTGTCCTCTGCTAGTACCTATAAAGATTTAATACTTCCTATACATATGGATGTCTTTCTATATGCATTAGGTTTTACTAAGCGTGAAAGAAGATTAATTTTAGAGGTATATCCTATGGAACTTCTAGATATTTGGATGAAAAATGGAGTTGATTAATATGCTAATGGACTTACTTCCACTGATTCTCTCCATAGTAGCTATAGCTATTGCCATCATATCTATAGTAACAATCAGATATATTTATAGATATTTGTACAACCTTTTAGAGGAATTAGATATCTCTACAATCATTTCGAGGAAGAAGAGTAAAAGAGTTAAGAGGTATATTGCGATAAAAATTTTGTGTCCTGAGGAAACAGATATTGTTACCTATATTAAATCTCTCTCAAGAGATATCAATGAATTATTAGGACCTATAGGAAGAATTAGGTGTGGAGTTACATTAATATCTTTTAGAGCTGATAAGAGGAGAGCTATATTAAGGGTAGTGGGTTATAGTGAGTGTGTTAAACATGTTCTTCTAATATTATCAATACAACATCTATTAAAAAATCAATGCATTGCTATTCCCATTAAAACTTCAGGGCTTTTGACAAGGATTAGAAAATTTGTTGGGTATAAGTAGATAGTAATCTATTTAGAGGGTCTTATTTCTAATTTATCAATCAATTCATTGAGTAGCTTCAATGCCTTAAAATAGTTCTCTTTACCCATATCTGTTAGCCTATATAATGTCTCTCCACCAATATTCTCCCTTTTCAGTAACCCTTCGGAGGTCATCCCATAAATAACCCTATATACAGTTATTGTAGAGGGTTTAAATCTAAATCTTTCTTCAATTTCCTTCTTAATATCATATGCTTTAAGTGGTTCATTTTCCAGTAGTACTCTTGCTATATATAGCCATAATACCTCTATGGTAATCTTTCTTTTTAGTCTTCTTAGAGCTCTTGAACTCATTTTTCTACACAAATCCTTTAGATCTAAATATAAAGACTTATATATTTCTCTGGAGAAATATTTCTGGGTGTAAATATGATTAGAATTGGAATTATTGGTGTAGGAAATATAGCATCAATGTTAATACAATCTATAGAATATTATAAGAATAATCATGGCATCCCCGGAATAATACATGAGATAATTGGCGGCTATAAGGTAGGAGATTTGGATGTGGTCTATGCTATTGATATATCAAGGGAAAAGGTAGGTAAGGATATTTCTGAAGCAATATTTGCAAGACCTAACATTACACCAAAATTTGTTGAAATGGATAAGAAAGGTGTTATAGTTAGAATGGGTAGGATTTTAGATGGTGTAGCAGACCATATGATCGAAGATTTTATGCCTGCTAATGAAAAAGAGCCATCGATAGAAGAGCTTGTGAATGAACTTAGAGATGCTAAAGTTGATGTGTTAATAAACTTGTTACCTGTAGGAAGTGCACAAGCCTCTAGATTCTATGCTAAGGTTGCCGCTATGGCAGGTGTAGCATTTATTAACTCTATACCAGAATTCATAGCCAGTGATAAGGAGTATTGTAAGCTTTTCGAAGAAAATTCATCGCTTATCCTAGGAGATGATATTAAAGGTCAACTAGGTTCAACTATTGTTCATAGAACTCTGGCAAGCCTAATATCTATGAGAGGTGGTGAGATTGTAGAATCATATCAATTAAATATTGGTGGAAATACAGACTTTAAGAATATGGTTGATATCTCTAGACTTACAAGTAAGAAGATAAGTAAGACTATGGCCGTGGCATCTACACAGCCAAGTCCAGAGGAAATAGCAGAAAAGATTTTTGCAGGTCCCAGTGGATATATTCCATTTCTTGGAAATACAAAGGTATCATATATCTATATAAAAGCTAAGATGTTCATGGGACTACCTGTAACAATAGATCTAAAGTTAACAGTAGATGATAAGGCTATGGCTACACCAATACTCATAGATGCTATAAGAATTGCAAAGGTATTAAAGGATAGAGGTATCTATGGTTGTCCTGATTGGGCTTCTGCACCCTACTTTAAACATCCTCCAAGGCAGGCTAAAAGCGATGAAGAAGCATTGCTAAGGCTATATATGAAACTTGAAAATCTTGGCATAGAGATCTATCCAAAACGTTTACCAATACTAGACCTACTATCATTAAAGCTATAACGATATTCTATAGCTCCAAATATATTCTAATTAATTATATTAAGCATTGCAACAATATATGATGAACCACTATATTTTGTGCTTATTATTCCTCTAACAATAAATAATTCTAAGAGATGATGAAGCCGCTCCAATCATTGCAAGAACTGTGATGAACCTGCGACGAACTGATTCTTGAACAGTCTCCCAACTTCCCTAGCTATGGCACTATATGTTTATTAGAGAGGAGCTTAATGTAAAAACAAAGTGTTTAGTAAGATAATAGATCTTGGATAAGAAAAAGATTGTGTAAAATATATGAGGTTGGAGTAGACTAGCTAGTTTATAAAATCTATTCTATAGATATAGGATGGTAATGTACCGTGAATAATCTTTATCTTGTTTACGACTATATCTGATATGCTATCAATAACTCTTTGTGTTACTCTTATAGCTGATGTTATAAATACAGCTCTTCTAAAGTTACTATCCTTGAGTATCTGTAATAGTTTTAGATATAGATCAAAAAGCTTACCAGGCTTCATTCTATGTCCATATGGAGGATTAAATATAGCTAAATCTATCTGTACACCAAATTCATGTTCAATTGATTTTATTATCGGTATTACTTCTAATGCATTCCTAGAGATAAATAGTGTTATATCGTCTACTCCCATATTCTTAGCATTTATAATAGCTCCCTCTACAAACTTAGGATTGATGTCTATCCCTATATACCTTCTATCAACATCAATATTAGGTCTATCTCTACATAATCTCTTAATATGTTCCACTACTTCAGCATGTATTCTTTCAAGAACCTTTATATTTATAGCATTAATATTGATACAAGGAACCTCTACCCCTTTAGCAATTAACGCTGCCTCTATTGGTATAGTTCCACTGCCACACATAGGATCAACAATACCAATTTCAGGTCGCCATTCTGCATATCTAAGCATAGCCGCTGCTATAGATGATTTGAGAGAAGCTGGATGATAAAACAATCTATTTCTTATATGTAGAGATCTTCTAGTAAGTGCTAAACCCACTAAGAGTCTATCATTGTTTAACTCAGTATATATCTCGATATCTGGATTATCTAGATTCACCTTTAGCCTAACTCCTCTAGAAGCCATATAGCTATCTATAACAGCTTGACCAGCAACTCTAGCAATATCTATACTTGTAAATGTGTGTTGCCCTATCCTTTCTGATCTAATAGCAAAACTTTCATGAGGATATATAGTATGTGAAAAGTCTATAGATCTAATAACATTATAGATCTTGTCAAGAGAATCAATATTGTTGGAGATGAATAGAAGAAGATATATATTATTAACTATCCTAGATCTAAATACATTTGCAATTCTATCATTAGAAATTGTTATAAAGACTCTACCAGGAAACATATAGTAATTATCAATATCTACAAGACTAGATATTTCATCAAGAAGCAACGTCTCTAAACCTGTATCACATGTTAATAGCAATGTTACTTTGTCAGACAGCCACCGCCACCTCATCACTCGGGAGCGGTCGGGATTAACATCATCCACATCAATATCTCAAATCTGTAATAGTGCGGGGGGTGGGATTTGAACCCACGCAGGCCTTCGCCAGCGGGTCTTAAGCCCGCCCCCTTTGACCTAGCTCGGGCACCCCCGCACACTAATATCTTTAATGTCTCTCTGTATCTCTGAGTTTATAAGTATTGTGAAGAAGGTTTATGAGTTTTATTAGCCATTAACATTTTATAACACTTCTCGATAATTATTAAATTTCAAAGTACTCCCTCCCAATAATAAATAATAGGAATTCCTAAATCTGTACTTTGAATTTTGTTGAATACATAGGTATATGAAGAAGTATAGATAAAGTGGAGAAAATATAGAGACACTAAATTTCGTAATGTCTATGTCTACAAAAACTAAGAATGTTGTTAAGACTTCATACCTATACCTTTGTA
Above is a genomic segment from Ignisphaera aggregans DSM 17230 containing:
- a CDS encoding LSU ribosomal protein L15E (COGs: COG1632 Ribosomal protein L15E~InterPro IPR000439~KEGG: ape:APE_1452 50S ribosomal protein L15e~PFAM: Ribosomal protein L15e~SPTR: Q9YBZ8 50S ribosomal protein L15e~PFAM: Ribosomal L15), with product MAKSMYAYMALLWKRPYEGEHGLLMKQRLIKWRREPSIVRIEKPTRIDRARRLGYKAKPGIIVVRVRVRKGGLRKPRPRSGRRPKRMGIYGHAPRKSLRLIAEERAARKYRNLEVLNSYYVGEDGLYKFYEVILVDPHHPAIINDPDLNWITHPSQRGRVFRGKTSAGRKMRGLISLRGLKETHKHKWRKKYKERKLKKRHEASRGARLIAPKEIYEDLGREK
- a CDS encoding GTP-binding conserved hypothetical protein TIGR00650 (COGs: COG0012 GTPase probable translation factor~InterPro IPR006073:IPR013646:IPR002917:IPR004095~KEGG: hbu:Hbut_0550 translation-associated GTPase~PFAM: GTPase of unknown function domain protein; GTP-binding protein HSR1-related; TGS domain protein~SPTR: A2BK99 Predicted GTPase, probable translation factor~PFAM: GTPase of unknown function; TGS domain; GTPase of unknown function C-terminal), which codes for MIAPPKITIGLLGKTNVGKSTFFSAATMIPVKIENRPFVTLEPHVGISYVRKRCIHPDLGLPKCTPVNSLCIRNERFIPVTLVDLPGLVKDAHKGRGLGNKFLDAIRQADALIHVVDASGSTDEDGRTVKPGFRNPLEDIITIEHEYEEWMYTIISRDWQRFARALDTMNPSEVVEALAQRLSGLSIRREHVAKALAISKLENTKPSSWREEELRLFIHSLRVIAKPIIIAANKIDIPEARDILKELYRELSDRIIVPVTSLGELLLRRLVEKGAIEYLPGDNTFIIKDSSKLTQQELKALSIIEEIFKIYGGTGVQKAINETVFTGLNMIAVYPVEDPNTYTDKKGNILPDVYLVPQGTKAIDLAYMVHTDLGKAFLYAINVRTKQRLGKEYILKDNDVIKIVAAT
- a CDS encoding Protein of unknown function DUF54 (COGs: COG1325 exosome subunit~InterPro IPR002739~KEGG: smr:Smar_0853 hypothetical protein~PFAM: Protein of unknown function DUF54~SPTR: A3DMU3 Putative uncharacterized protein~PFAM: Protein of unknown function DUF54) codes for the protein MRRDIEVTEITITTHCHATEDIEKVKKAFLNVIPRELHGSTKIDIEVLHGYYGNPITKLKSRFKNNEAIQVLKHILSLLSKSDISYILSSLELRYYKKSNKIYLRLDKQAAYLGRLALYEGDDAIVVEISFSVLKSLEAVKEYINRLYMELQNVDRSISSS
- a CDS encoding hypothetical protein (KEGG: dka:DKAM_1328 ribonuclease P protein component 2~SPTR: B8D6C3 Ribonuclease P protein component 2~PFAM: Rpp14/Pop5 family) — protein: MLMDLLPLILSIVAIAIAIISIVTIRYIYRYLYNLLEELDISTIISRKKSKRVKRYIAIKILCPEETDIVTYIKSLSRDINELLGPIGRIRCGVTLISFRADKRRAILRVVGYSECVKHVLLILSIQHLLKNQCIAIPIKTSGLLTRIRKFVGYK